ttgattcTGAGATGAGAAATTGCATGGCTAAAAATATGCCTCTAGTGTTTCCTTGTGCTATGATGTGAAGTAAATGAGggttctacaaaaaaaaaaaaggaagtaaatGAGGCTGGAGAAAACATCAATAGCATTGGATCATTAAAGTATCATTGTTTCCTTGTTCACTTTAATGATTCCATGTGGAAGTAGACATCCTCAATTGTCCTGCTACAAAATCTTTTGAAAAACAGATACTTGGCAATTTGATTTTAAGGTCTCTGGCTCATGTAAATAGATTCTTGCAATGGAAGCTGACCAGAAGGAAAATGGAAACATAGATCATAGCTCTAGTATTACGTTTTTGTTGAGATAATCTTTTCACACTCATACGTGTCCCAGAGCTTAGTCCACAAGAAGTTGATATGGTCGAAAGTCCTTCTAGATGTTACCAACTGATTGCGTTGCAATCCTTCCATTCATTGTTGTTTTCACATTCGATTAATGCATGAACTTCACGACCACTTGACTgagaaatggagaaaatttttcattttgtttcattGTTGCTGAATTCATTCTTGTTGCAGTGGGCAGAATGTAAGCTTCGCCCCTATTCAAGAAAATTTTCTGAACCCCTCAAAACACTTATTGCTAGACCAGTCTGGTAGATGTATTGACTAATCAAGGGGGTTCATACATTGGaaaggttgggggggggggggggcacccACATCACCTATTTCACATATTTTATGTAGTTATAAGTCGTATTTTGTTGGTAAGATGGGGCTTGATGATCTGATAAGACATGTCAAAGTTTCCTTTTACAGGTGAATGCGTCAATTGCGGGTGGCATTGCTGGGGCAGCTTTTGCTGCAAGGACCCGAAGCTGGATTCAAGTCTTTGGGATGGCAGCTTTAGTGTCCACCATATGTTCCGCTGCTGACTACTCAAAAACAAGCTAACTCATCTCTAGCTGGGTGCCTAAGGTGGGATGAATGTTCCCCATGCATCTCCTTCCCCTTATTTCAATTGTTCATCCCCGATCTGGTAATCCCATATCACAAATATAGATAAGAAAGATCCATATTTTTCTGTgtgctttatttgttttttttttttttttttttttcagctgtTCTTAACTCTTAAGTTTAAGAAGTTTTGGTCGTTGGACATCGGGTGTTGTTCTGAGCTATTTATTATGGTGCCCAAGTTCAACATCTCCCAACTCTGCCACCTCAAGACAGCGTGTACTATCTAAACTAAGTTATGAAATCTTTCGAATTGTTAAAGGGGAAGTGACCCGGGTCAGAATAATGAAGATGGGTTCATTTTCCGTTTTGTTTAATTGAGAACTGTAAAATTTTGAAGACTGCTGAGATTCTCGAATACAAAGTGGGTCACATGGTTGAGATGCATTGCAGAAGTTGGCATTTAGCCGATTCAAAAGTCTGTGCGTGTATGTTTGGTTAGGCATTGGTTTGAAATTAGCCTTGCAATTTGCTAGGTAACAGCCTTGAATTCATCACAGCAGCCTCTACCAGAATTCCGAGCTATTGTGCAGGATATTAATGTGCTTACTTCTCCACTTTCATATTGTGTTGAAGCCAAGAGACTTTCAGAGAGATGGCATCATTAGTATTGAATTTACTTGGATAGTTCCTCTGATGGCGCAATTTTTGTCTGAGTGGAAGACGGGCATAATCTGGTCCCCGCATTATTCCATTTACCGATCTTGTTTTTTTCTCCAACTGTGTTGAATTCACATTAGTCTCAGACGTGTGGCCTTGTCCAAGTTGTTTTGTACACAGTATTTTCCCATTTCCCATCCCTGTCAGGGCACTAATGAGTGCCACCTTATTTTAACCTAAACCCACTTGGTAGAATTTGTGTCAATTTGTTTGACAAGCCTTGCAGGAAAGTGTCGAAGAAATACATCTTGGATCTAGGCACAAGTTTGGGCAAGATTGTTCTATACGGCTCTGTTATTGGTATTGTAATTTAAAAataccaagttttttttttttttttttcaagcttaAGTGCCTACTGATTTCAATTAAGACCCACATAGGGGCTAAGAACAGACTGGCCTCAAAGGCCACATTTCTTAGAAAGCAATAAAATTAGTGCAGCCCAAAGACCGATGCATTTGAGAAGAGTTGGTCAAGTGATGAACCCTCAAGTAATACTCCACTGAGCACTACAACCCGCCAGGCTTAAGCCAAGgtgtgaaaaataaaaatccccaGTTGGGATGGCTTGTTTTGGGCATTtgagggggtgtttggttcggtaaatcaaatggtgtatgtatcggatatgaatgtcaatcttttgatagacattcttttgaattatgtttctttctgaaaaattgtttggttgccttaaggctagtacatgtttctcacgggttgagatattggcttccgtagaaaACGTCTTtctgctttctccttttatactaggtggtaaaaatgttgctcaaatcttagtttaagtgttgaggtaaactcagatttggaacacatcctttgtaatatggtcattcatggaaaataggatgctcacttatgagggtcatcctagtggaaccaaacaactccaaaaattaagaattatcattctaaagaatgtcatccaaAGAATTTACTGAACAAACAACCCCTGCAGGATCCATGATGCTCATGTAAAGCAGCAGGATCTAGCGCTTTAAGTCTGCTTTGCGGTGGAGACATGCCCATACCCGTGTGTCTTTAAGGTCTATATAGAGAGCCACCAAAACCAGCTTTTGTGTCACATGACAGTGTTTGATGGGTTCAAATTTCGTAAACATATTACTCGTACTTTTCAGCCTTTCAGGGCAATCTGTATCTATTACAAGAAAAGGTTGTGATACAGAACAGTTTGAGAAAAGAGGATGTGGACTATGTGGATTGAAgaagttttcaaaaatatttgtggCCTTATCAGAGTCGTTTTCATTTAATCTACGGATAAAATGACCACAATGAGTAATCCATGCAGCAAAGCAAGATGTTTCAGTTTTGACTTTCAACCTTCTTTCAGATAGCtacattttccctttttccaaATAATAAGTCccttatttaagaaaaaatctTGCATGTTGTGGAAGTGTGGAAGTCATATCATCAAATTCAAACCATTTGAATGTACTTTGAATCGCATTTGGTACAGGAAGAATTTCTTCATCATAGGCATCAGTGCCGGAGTTAGTGATGATGGTGAGGAAATTCTTCCTCCCCCATCggtgaaagaaaaaattttgccATTGATAAATGACTCAGAGGAGTCGCAACCAAACACCAAAATATATTGAGCCAATTGGCACTTGAAAGTATGCCACCTATgatgaaaatatttaaaaaaaaaattacagaataACAAAGACAAAGGTAATTAACTGTAATaaagaaaaaccctagaaaactaGGACAAGGTAGAAATAGAAGATTCAAGTAAAAGGCCGAggctgttgttgctgctgctacCATTGCTTCTAGTCTAGTTTAAAAAGGAATGAGCAATAGGTGTCGATGATGCTCATGGTGATAaaagagtaaagaagaagaagaagatgatcaagCGGACACGTCGGTGGCAGTGCCTTCTTTGTGGTCGCCGAAGATGCGCTGACGGAAGTCGGAGACCATGAGTGGGAGACCCTTGCGGAGAGCGACAGCAGGTTCCCACCCCAGGAGCTCCTTGGCTTTGGAGATGTCTGGCTTCCTCTTGTGTGGGTCATCCTCCGTGTTGGGCCTGAACTCTATCTTTGCATTTGGGTCTATGGTCTCCTGCACTACCTGTGCCAACTCCAGCATTGTGAACTCCCCTGGGTTCCCTAGATTGAATGGACCCACATGTTCTCCTTCCATCAGCCTCATCAACCCCTCCACCTGTTTTCATCAAACCAAAAATCCACAAAATCAACAAATGCCCACATCATCACACCATCCGTCACTCTGACTTTTCAACAACTAATAATACaagtttttgtttctctctttctatgTTGTGTCAAATTTAACTTGAAAAACCTTGCCTTCACCCAACCATTccatgaaagagagagaaaaggcaCCTCCCTCCCCAGGTCTCACCCGACCAACTCACCCATGGCCAGCCCCCACTAATTTGGAAGGAAtcaacttttgtttttgatttgaAATATAGAACTGTTTAGATGTTGACTTTTCCTTGCACACCGAAACCTCTTCCTCTCCCCAAAATAGATATTTATTaagtaaattaattaaaatatattaatgcataaattaattaactaattaatcaATTCAAgtttctgcttctctttctaGGTAGGGGTTTCAAAAAATTTGACCAATCAAAATCAGAGTGAACTGAAATCAATTGACTGAAATCGATTGAAACAGATCATTCgtacccccccaaaaaaaaaacgtgaACACCGATAAATCCAACATTTTTTTGatttctgatttgatttttttgtagagaaataaattacaagGTTGTTGTTGTGATGGTCTCACCAGATCTGACACGTATTGGAAACTCCTGGTTTGCTTCCCGTCGCCGTACACCGTCATTGGCTCCTTCCTCAGTGCCTGCTCGCATCCGTAACAATCagcaaagatgagaagagaacCCAGAAATTtagagatagagatagaaagagagagggccggggggggggggaagaaaccCACCTGAGCAACAAAATTACTGACGACACGACCATCGTCTATGCACATACGGGGACCATAGGTGTTGAAGATACGAGCAATCCTGACCTCAACCCCTGCTCCTCTGTGGTAATCCATCGTCAATGTCTCTGCCGTTCTTTTCCCCTCATCGTAACAGCTCCTTACACCTGTATGATGTTTTTTTGTTATTCCAGTGTTAAATTCTCTTAAGTtagggttagagagagagagagagagagagagagagagcgagagagatgtACCAATGGGATTGACGTTTCCCCAGTAAGTCTCGACCTGAGGATGTTGCAGAGGATCACCGTAGACCTCACTGGTGCTAGTAAGAAGGAAGCGGGCACCCACCCTCTTAGCGAGCCCAAGCATATTGAGGGTACCCACCACGTTGGTCTTGATGGTCTTGACAGGGTTGAACTTGTAATGAACAGGAGAAGCAGGGCAAGCCAGGTGATAGATCTGATCCACCTCCAAAAGCAGCGGCTCCACCACATCATGGCGTATCAGCTCGAATCTTGGGTTCCCAAAGTGATGCATTAGGTTTTCCTTCCTCCCAGTGAAGAAATTGTCCACTACGATCACGCTATCTCCTCGATTGATCAGCCGGTCCACCAGGTGGCTCCCCACGAACCCTGCTCCACCCGTAACAACGATCCTCAGTCCCTTCCGCTTCAGCCCTAGCGGTACCTTTCCTCCCGAATTCACCATCCCATAACCCCCTCTCTGCTCGTACACTGTCCTATGCCCAACCAACCCGTTCgatcccgatcccgatcccgTCGGGAAATACACATCACGGATCGGCTCGTACTTGTGGCCGAATCGCGATAGGTTGGAAGACGACGGAAGCATCATGAAGACGAGGGTTGCGATTGCGATACCCACAAGGACGAACACCAGGCGCTGCTCTCCAAGCATGTATCTGATTGGGCGAGTCACCGACTGCCATGGCTTCGGAGGCTTCGGCGAGTACACATACGCCGAAGGCTGGCTCTCGTGCCCTCTAAATGTCAACTCCGAACTCATCTCCCCctacttcttctccttctggtTCAGGTatctacaatttttttatttcttcctcagcgcaagaaagaaatgaagaaaaaggaagaaatttgaAGGGTTTCTGTACGAGATCGAAAGAGAAAAAGCCCAGAAGCAGATCCCCAGAACCCttttaaaaggaaaggagggaTCTGGGGGGTCAGATGACCTGAACCTACAAGCACATCAGACCCTTTTCAGCAATTTTCGCCGGAAACTTCGCTCACCGCTGCGTGGCAAAGGCTTCCTTTCGTGGCGAATGCTCATTTCTCCTCTGTTTGGTATTTAAAGCCATGGAAACCTTCTTAAATAGTAACCTGTGTTTATAGTGAATTTACTGGAATACCCTCCATTTCTAACCATGTAAGGGCATCGGTATCCATGTTCTGATGTTCCAAATTTCAAGTTCCAACCTCGTTGGGCCGACATGACAGTCCAATCTTCCTTCGCTGGGTAAGGACTTGGATCCTCCGTGCTTCtatgggtattttggtaattgaAGGCTGACAGCTTCCTCTTAACAAAATACGAGTACCatacaaataaaagaaattaaataataccaattaaatgaataaataaataaaataaaggccAAGTCAGGATTGGCCAACTTATTAAATTGCAAAATCTCAACTTTTCCAAGTCAGAAACTGGCAGGAATCCATGATGGTGCTCAATTGAACCGGGTCCAACCCAAGGTTATAGATATCATTATGTCTCAGCCAATACCGATATGGTTCGGGGCTGTATCGAATCAAGTAAATTCATAATGGATATTTTTTTGGTCAATACAACATCCGGGGAAAGAAAGGGTGACTCATTATTTCAATGAATCATTTCTTCAAACAGAATAAGATATATAAATACTgatatatcgatacgatactgaTACTTACAACCAAGTCTAACAAGGATCAAAATTTTTAATCCAAACTAGGCAAGTTTAGCGTGGCCCAACTATAGTGCAAGTTTAATGGCTTGTCATGATGTAATGTGATAAGGCCAAATAATCAAAACCATGAATGTGCCAATGGTTTGGCTTGTGATAATTGTGGTTGTCACCGTCTATGAGCCCAACCATCTTTCGTCCTTAggatataataataatagatttataattttgggaaaaatatctcAAAAACATCGGAGGAAGGATTCCTTCTCAGGTCCTTTCACATAATTAGTTGTGAAACCTACACTGacacttttgtttttcaaaCACAATGTGAGTCTCTTACTGAATGAATTCATGAGCTTTTGCGttgtaaaaatatatatagagtAAATAATATTGGGTTGCCTTTTAACCACACTTTTGTATCAAAAATTAATAATAGTATAATATGGGAATTTAAGTATGTAGCCTTAGAGGCTATAGAAGcaaaagattatatatatatatatatatatatatattggatatTGGTAACAAAGATTATATAGTTAGGTCGGATGTATGTTGTATTAACTTTTAACTTTTAATATTTTGCTCTcgagataataaaataaaattaaaaaaaaaaaaaaaaaaaacaaaaacaaaaacaaaaacaaaaaaacaaaaacaagaataaaaaaacgaaaaaacaaaacaacacaAAACAATATTTGGGTGGCAGGCTTGCAGCTAGTGGGGGCATTAAATTAATCAATGAAAAGGAAAGCAAAGGAGGGGGCATTTTACTCTTTGACAAAGTCACAATGACGATAAAGAGACAATTCAAACTGTTTCCTCTTTGACTTGGGATGATACAGATAACTGACTCGGTTATATGAGTAGGCCTATGGCCCTTGGAGGATTAATTATATTAACATTTAATGTTTAGTACATAATTAAtgtaagggagaaagaatgttaCTCGCTTACGTGTGTGTCAAAAGATTGTATAATCACTACGGTGAAAATGTTTCTGTATGCCATCTTATTGGCCAGTGTCTTGGCATATATCTATGCTAGCAAGGTAGCGTTCTCTTATCCTAAATATAAATAAAGTGACATCTAAGGaagaaataattaataatttctTGTTGACACCCTTAACATGCATGTTCAATAATTTGTAACTTACATTTTTAtagtataatattttttttatgaggatTAATCTTGTTATTTCACACATGTACTCAAAAAATATGCAAAGACAATAACAACATTTGAAAATGACAaatcaatttcaaattaatttgaaaacccatttttaaTCATGACTAGAAAACTTTTATGAATAAGTCGAAGGGTAATCAAAAAAGGTTACAAGTTCTAAACACACCTATTTAGAGGTGTCAAAGACTAAACCAAACTGATCAAATCTGATCGAACAAACTAGAATCGAATAGATTCCCTATAGAGCTAGCCTCAGTTTGGGGTATCCGATTGATCAGACCAAGCCATGccgaaaattgaaaaaaaaaaattctgctgTTTATATATTATACATGGTAAATCgaccaaaaccaaaccttctCTTATGGGGTCaactcatggttttaagtatcggtgcgtatcgtgtcgtatcggttgatacgtatccgtatcggtaggcatcggcacgatacataccgatacgtatcatgaaaattttaaaacccttatgtatcgatacgtatcctacgatacgcatcgatacaccattgatacgcaccgatacacaccgatacgcaccgatactctatgaaaaattcaaaattgaagtgaaatgtacgtttcggtatgtatcggtacgtatcggtatgtatcggtgcgtatcggtatgtatcgaccgatacacacggatacggtcataaaatggcaaaaatgggtaattttttagaaaaacataattttttgaggtgtttttgttccaaagttgctgtcaaccatttttctctctaactaaagtggaaatcaaggttgagaacaaggattttacacttatgggacaattacaaaccttggattcttagtgcgatactctcaatttactgtttatgcataatacatgttatatataacattttttaactattttttttatgcaaatgtgtataaaaaatgtttcttatccatttatgtgtgtatctttagcgtatcttaacgtatcttcgatatgatacgataccctttgatacgtatcttaattttggtcgaccgatacgataaccgataccgatactttaatcattgGGTCAACTTCAGTTTGGTTGAGTCGAATCCCAAAGATTGGTTTTTTAACTTGATCAAACCGACAGTTTAAAACCTAGAGGTGTCATTAAGACAGTCCTAGTTGGTAAAGTCATTGGAGCCCAATGCGGAATACTTAACGGTGCCCGTTTTGGACCATGCGTACGAAGTGCATACTGCAGTTGGTGGCTCTGCCCATTACATCCTGAGCCAAGACTGTTGTGTACAGAGAACATGATAGATTAAGAAAGACAATTGCTAGTGCAGTTGGTTACATCTTCTATTGGAGGGTCTCAGAAAGTCATGCAATCTGACTCTCCTACTTAACCTTGGAGGAGGGCTTGGAGTGTTAAGGggtatagattttttttaatttatttattgacAACTAAACTAAGCCTAATATACTTGATTGTGACGTTACAAATGACTAATTAGTATGAATAatggtgaaaattttcattgtCTTTATTGTGGTTGGATGGAACTCTAAGGGGAGTGTCGGCCTTTATACATTATGCGCTGAagggaatatttttttataattaatattcACTAAAATATCAGCAAGTATTATTTATGATGGGTTGATAACTACTAACAACTAGGTACTccttccaacttcctttttttttttttagggattttGTTATTGACACCTACTAAAGTGTTAgatgatttatatttttactttattatcttttactatgatatttttttctaaatatgaTATTAATGGAATTTCACACGTGTACTTAACAAATTTGCATAATAATGACATGATTatatgttaaaaaaagaaaaaaaaaaaagacatgatgATATGTcatttcaacttatttttgaaaatcctaTTATACCTCCATATTAAAAGATCTTTTGGGAATAAATCAAGTgacatttaaaagaaaatgtcaAGTTTTAAATACACCTACTCACGTGTCATTCAAATactttctctttatatatatatatatatgaaattgtAACACACTAATGCattaaaaaataagggtaaGGGAACGTTACTTGGTCGTGTGGCCTCACCGCCAATGccttgagcaatggaggagcATGAATTGGTGGGTGTCATTTCATGGAGCCCTATGAGAGAGCATAGGGGGGTGCGATCGAATAGTGATAttttcccctaaaaaaaataaatgagtgGCAAGAGAACAATACCCACTGGCATAGGTACATGCCACTGGGTGCAGCCAATGGGAGAGCGTATATGAGCATCTTCAGCACAGGGCAATACGGCCTTTTCACACCCATTGAATCTAGGTACAGTTACACATCAGAATGTTGCATTCTTTCTTCTACAACAAAATATTAGAATAATATTAAGAAGTACAAACgtctaaaaattaattaaagggCATATCCACAAAATTACAATATGATTTAACCAGCCACTTGGTCGAACCAAACTCCATCTAAAAatgataggattcctctccatagagctcATGGGATCATAGAATGATCCCATGCCAGCTCCCTAGGTTTCatggagaggagccagatctATCTAAAAAACCATCTATAGAACTGCCACCTAAAAACACCTTTTTCATCTGCTTATTGCCAATCACTTGCATTTGTCTAGCTAACTGATTGGTCCAAGAATTTTGTCACAACCCTCACATATTAAAATATCTTCATGGAATGGTCCCCAAGGTTGTAGAACTGAATAGACACCATTATTTTGGAAGGGTCATGTGTCAATATACCCAgtgaattatttttatttaacattACATGGGTTACTCCATGTGATAGAGAACCCCACATACATCTTAATAgccaaattttagtccaaaataAGTAaacttatttaaaattttagtaaaattactaaaatacactcaaaattttagtaaaattacTAAAATGTTATCTaatggagatgaatataaaatacaatattgtatattttgtaattttaactactttctctattcattttaagttgaaattatataaattaagtGCTAGACAAACCATACTGATGGAAAAAAAACCCTTAGGAAAATATTATGCTTAAGGTTTTCCTACACTAACAACGTGGGAAAACATTCACACACCAATGGTACTTTTGCCACATGAAAGTGTCTCTAGTGGAGCTCATGCTCTATAAACATGTTTTCCATATATTATTACCTAACCGGAGGTTAAATTATAAACCAATCTAATGTTTTCATTTCTTGGTATAATCTTTCAAAAAGTATTTAAGAAATTAAATTAGTTTAAGAGAGCAAATATTGATTtacaatttaaaaataaaaacaaaaaaagtacaTGGTTGGCCAAACGATTGAGATAAATCACCAAATTTGATATTTAATTTCAACTCCCACCTATATAATAATTAGAAAGACAAAATAATTTATCCACTTAGTAAAACAATTTGTTTGTAGAGGAATATCTCCCACAA
This Macadamia integrifolia cultivar HAES 741 chromosome 10, SCU_Mint_v3, whole genome shotgun sequence DNA region includes the following protein-coding sequences:
- the LOC122091838 gene encoding UDP-glucuronic acid decarboxylase 4-like, translating into MSSELTFRGHESQPSAYVYSPKPPKPWQSVTRPIRYMLGEQRLVFVLVGIAIATLVFMMLPSSSNLSRFGHKYEPIRDVYFPTGSGSGSNGLVGHRTVYEQRGGYGMVNSGGKVPLGLKRKGLRIVVTGGAGFVGSHLVDRLINRGDSVIVVDNFFTGRKENLMHHFGNPRFELIRHDVVEPLLLEVDQIYHLACPASPVHYKFNPVKTIKTNVVGTLNMLGLAKRVGARFLLTSTSEVYGDPLQHPQVETYWGNVNPIGVRSCYDEGKRTAETLTMDYHRGAGVEVRIARIFNTYGPRMCIDDGRVVSNFVAQALRKEPMTVYGDGKQTRSFQYVSDLVEGLMRLMEGEHVGPFNLGNPGEFTMLELAQVVQETIDPNAKIEFRPNTEDDPHKRKPDISKAKELLGWEPAVALRKGLPLMVSDFRQRIFGDHKEGTATDVSA